In the Rhizobium sp. CB3090 genome, one interval contains:
- a CDS encoding prolyl-tRNA synthetase associated domain-containing protein — MTDNSPKTRDDLFRFLDGLGIAHSTKDHPPVFTVAESVSLRDEIPGGHTKNLFVKDKKDNFFLLTVEENANVDLKTVHTLIGAASKVSFGKPEKLLEYLGVIPGAVTAFGAINDTGKNVTFVLDAELMEHDIVNCHPLSNDATTSIGSGDLLRFMEATGHTPLVLKVTG; from the coding sequence ATGACCGACAATAGCCCGAAAACCCGCGACGATCTTTTCCGTTTCCTGGATGGCCTCGGCATCGCCCATAGCACCAAGGATCACCCGCCGGTGTTCACCGTTGCCGAATCGGTGTCGCTGCGCGACGAAATCCCCGGCGGGCATACGAAGAACCTGTTCGTGAAGGACAAGAAGGACAATTTCTTCCTGCTGACGGTCGAGGAGAATGCGAATGTCGATTTGAAGACGGTGCACACGCTGATCGGCGCGGCCAGCAAAGTCTCCTTCGGCAAACCGGAAAAGCTGTTAGAATATCTGGGCGTCATTCCCGGCGCGGTGACGGCCTTCGGGGCGATCAACGATACGGGCAAGAATGTCACCTTTGTCCTCGATGCCGAATTGATGGAGCACGACATCGTCAATTGCCATCCGTTGTCGAACGATGCGACGACCTCAATTGGCAGCGGCGATCTCTTGCGCTTCATGGAGGCGACGGGTCATACGCCGCTAGTCTTGAAAGTGACGGGCTGA
- a CDS encoding acylphosphatase, translating to MSDDYQAALVRITGKVQGVSFRVWTRNEALRLGLAGWVRNESDGSVATLIAGPDTAISTMIERFWHGPPGASVSSVEKQPTTLAEMPTGFRITG from the coding sequence ATGTCCGATGATTATCAAGCTGCCCTGGTGCGGATAACCGGTAAGGTACAGGGTGTCAGTTTCCGTGTTTGGACCCGAAACGAGGCGTTGAGGCTCGGTTTGGCAGGCTGGGTCCGCAACGAATCGGATGGATCCGTCGCCACTTTGATTGCCGGACCTGATACCGCGATTTCGACCATGATCGAGCGTTTCTGGCATGGGCCTCCTGGCGCATCGGTTTCCAGCGTGGAGAAGCAACCGACCACGCTAGCGGAGATGCCGACAGGATTTCGCATTACCGGTTGA
- a CDS encoding MgtC/SapB family protein: protein MEHSEIFQRLGVALAIGLLVGVERGWRERDVRAGGRTAGIRTFGLTGFLGGIAGILQSTIGPLLPATIAALLGLIYIAGKWQETTEDEDYSITSVVAALVVFGLGVLAAVGDIVTAAAGGVATTAILAARYSLHGFLRGLTWPELRSALVLLAMTVIALPLLPDRALDPWEALNPFSLWLLTITIAALSFAGYVAIKLMGTRRGVLLAGAAGGLVSSTALTLSFARHSKEAPQGSTHLAAGAAIAGALSFVRVLVIGSALSFNLLLPLASGLVPAIVGFLIAGFLWVWRSSPEGGVPEIELKNPFELRMVFSFAALLGLISLISKMAISYIGMSALFVVAVISGLVDVDAITLSTARLSGSAIDVNTAAAVILIAVVVNVVTKAALAFSAGTRGYGMALAQASGIAIIAGAVGYFALRGFMPE from the coding sequence ATGGAACACAGCGAAATCTTTCAACGCCTCGGTGTGGCGCTTGCCATTGGCCTGCTTGTCGGTGTCGAACGAGGCTGGCGGGAGCGCGACGTTCGGGCAGGCGGCAGAACGGCGGGCATCCGCACGTTCGGCCTCACCGGTTTTCTCGGTGGGATAGCCGGCATATTGCAGTCCACAATTGGGCCATTGCTGCCGGCGACCATCGCCGCCTTGCTCGGCCTCATCTATATTGCCGGCAAGTGGCAGGAAACGACGGAGGACGAGGATTACAGCATCACCTCGGTCGTCGCCGCTCTCGTCGTCTTCGGACTGGGGGTTCTGGCTGCCGTCGGCGACATTGTGACGGCGGCAGCGGGCGGCGTCGCAACGACGGCAATTCTTGCGGCACGCTACAGTCTGCACGGTTTTCTTAGAGGACTGACCTGGCCGGAACTGCGCTCGGCGCTGGTGTTGCTGGCAATGACCGTGATTGCGCTGCCGCTGCTGCCGGACAGGGCGCTCGATCCCTGGGAAGCGCTCAACCCTTTCTCTCTATGGCTGCTGACCATTACCATCGCCGCGCTTTCCTTTGCCGGTTATGTTGCCATCAAGCTGATGGGGACGCGCCGTGGCGTACTGCTCGCCGGTGCCGCGGGAGGGCTGGTCTCGTCGACGGCACTGACGCTTTCCTTCGCTCGCCATTCGAAGGAGGCGCCGCAAGGTTCCACACATCTGGCCGCTGGGGCGGCGATTGCCGGTGCCTTGTCCTTCGTCCGCGTTTTGGTCATCGGCAGCGCCCTTTCCTTCAACCTGCTTTTGCCGCTGGCATCCGGCCTGGTACCGGCGATTGTCGGCTTCCTGATTGCGGGCTTCCTCTGGGTCTGGCGCTCCAGCCCTGAAGGGGGTGTGCCGGAAATTGAGCTGAAGAACCCGTTCGAATTGCGCATGGTGTTTTCATTCGCCGCCTTGCTCGGGCTGATCAGCCTGATCTCGAAGATGGCGATCAGCTATATCGGCATGTCGGCCCTTTTCGTCGTGGCCGTAATCTCCGGGCTGGTGGACGTGGACGCCATCACGCTTTCAACCGCACGGCTTTCAGGTTCGGCGATCGACGTCAACACAGCCGCTGCCGTCATCCTCATTGCCGTCGTCGTCAATGTGGTGACGAAGGCGGCCCTGGCCTTCTCGGCCGGCACGCGGGGATACGGCATGGCGTTGGCGCAAGCGTCGGGCATCGCGATCATCGCGGGAGCTGTCGGCTATTTCGCGCTGCGCGGCTTTATGCCTGAGTGA
- a CDS encoding DUF1007 family protein, protein MKRRTILPIAMLSLLPVPALAHPHIFIDAKFEVVAAPDGSIAELRNVWRFDEVFSSSVLLDFDKNGNMTLDPSELKAVGKTVRNSLAQYNYYTNVTSNGKAVTMAKPEAIQADYKDNALILTFALKPQQKTFLKGTTIFGIYDTTLYTAVDFAADSDMATSGEAFARCKRKVVRPNPNEIIAQNQATLTSMFFNDPMGTNYSQLVATRLEVQC, encoded by the coding sequence ATGAAACGCCGAACGATTTTGCCGATCGCGATGCTGTCGCTCCTGCCCGTCCCGGCCCTTGCCCACCCGCATATATTCATCGATGCCAAGTTCGAGGTGGTCGCAGCACCGGACGGCTCGATCGCCGAGCTTCGCAACGTCTGGCGTTTCGATGAAGTCTTCTCCTCGTCGGTGCTGTTGGATTTCGACAAGAACGGCAACATGACGTTGGATCCAAGCGAACTCAAGGCCGTGGGCAAGACGGTCAGGAATTCGCTTGCGCAGTACAACTACTACACAAACGTCACCAGCAACGGCAAAGCGGTCACGATGGCGAAGCCCGAAGCGATACAGGCGGACTATAAGGACAACGCCCTGATACTGACCTTCGCGTTGAAGCCGCAGCAGAAGACGTTCCTCAAGGGAACCACGATCTTCGGGATTTACGATACGACGCTCTATACCGCAGTCGATTTCGCCGCCGACAGCGATATGGCCACCTCCGGCGAGGCATTTGCCCGCTGCAAGCGCAAGGTGGTGAGGCCCAATCCGAACGAGATCATCGCGCAGAACCAGGCCACACTCACCAGCATGTTTTTCAACGACCCAATGGGAACGAATTATTCGCAGCTCGTGGCGACGAGGCTGGAAGTTCAGTGTTGA
- a CDS encoding MipA/OmpV family protein, whose translation MFSVKTSLFNRFAALAGMTLLSASATGAVPAQAQEAAKSDSTTWVVTLGGTVEYGPSYEGSKHLSFSGMPSFDVHRLGETQDYSAPDDNIDYSLFEVGGIEVGPVVGLRGGRSAFDDSHLEGLRRVHWNFDAGAFAQYWPMENQLRVRAETRQALWGGDGLVADLSLDWFQPVGDSWLLSAGPRMSLANSTYMRNNFGISESEAAKNGHVDAFDAGGGLKSVGFTVAATYTFSPAWSMQVYDKYSRLVGDAADSPITSQIGSPNQNVIGFTLNRTFDVRF comes from the coding sequence GTGTTCAGCGTCAAAACATCTTTGTTCAACAGGTTCGCGGCACTTGCCGGCATGACTTTGCTGTCAGCATCCGCAACGGGCGCAGTTCCGGCGCAAGCGCAGGAGGCGGCGAAGTCTGATTCAACGACCTGGGTCGTGACGCTTGGCGGCACCGTGGAATATGGGCCTTCCTATGAGGGATCGAAGCATCTTTCCTTCAGCGGCATGCCGTCTTTCGACGTCCATCGCCTTGGCGAAACTCAGGACTACAGCGCCCCGGACGATAACATCGACTATAGCCTTTTCGAGGTCGGCGGCATCGAAGTCGGCCCGGTCGTCGGCCTGAGGGGCGGGCGCTCGGCATTTGACGATTCCCATCTGGAGGGACTGCGCAGGGTTCACTGGAATTTCGATGCAGGCGCGTTCGCGCAGTACTGGCCGATGGAAAATCAGTTGCGCGTGCGCGCCGAGACGCGCCAAGCGCTCTGGGGCGGCGACGGTCTCGTCGCCGATCTGTCGCTCGACTGGTTCCAGCCTGTCGGAGACAGTTGGCTCCTCTCCGCAGGCCCGCGCATGTCGTTGGCAAACTCCACCTACATGCGCAACAATTTCGGGATCTCCGAGAGTGAAGCGGCGAAAAACGGTCACGTCGACGCCTTTGACGCCGGCGGCGGCCTGAAATCCGTCGGCTTCACGGTGGCGGCAACCTACACGTTCTCGCCCGCCTGGAGCATGCAGGTCTATGACAAATACAGCCGCCTGGTGGGCGATGCCGCCGACAGCCCGATCACCTCGCAGATCGGTTCACCCAACCAGAACGTTATCGGCTTTACGCTCAACAGAACGTTCGACGTCCGATTTTGA
- a CDS encoding cyclopropane-fatty-acyl-phospholipid synthase family protein, whose protein sequence is MPRLQAEDHRQNKGLGIVSGLADWSVKRALSHIVTRGSLTVTTAAGRVLTFGDGTGQPVHVRFTDTRAEWAFLVDADLRLGELYMDGRFLVEQGSLYDFVAMMLREAQNSTHPLIARVIDHIRTRLRIFRHRNLPGRSKTNVAHHYDLDGRLYELFLDPDRQYSCAYFEHPDRSLEEAQLAKKRHLAAKLSIEPDNSILDIGCGWGGLALHLAEQAPGGYVLGVTLSEEQHDYASKRVPSTMDGSLAEVQFALRDYRSLTGHFDRIVSVGMFEHVGLASYRTFFRKCAELLEDDGIMVLHTIGCSATPGFTTPWLDKYIFPGGYIPALSEIVPEIEAAGLTITDVEVLRLHYAWTLANWRERFMARWAEVAELYDERFCRMWEYYLSTAEAAFRYEDLVVFQIQISKRNDTVPVTRDYIARNEANQASKSDVERSVERKADNVLVG, encoded by the coding sequence ATGCCCAGATTGCAAGCTGAAGACCATCGCCAAAATAAGGGCCTTGGCATCGTGTCCGGCCTTGCGGACTGGAGCGTGAAACGCGCGCTGTCGCATATCGTGACAAGAGGATCTCTGACGGTGACGACAGCCGCCGGCCGCGTTCTGACCTTCGGCGATGGTACCGGTCAGCCGGTGCATGTCCGTTTCACGGACACCCGCGCTGAATGGGCTTTCCTCGTCGACGCCGACCTGCGGCTTGGCGAACTCTACATGGATGGCCGTTTCCTCGTCGAACAGGGCTCGCTCTATGATTTCGTGGCGATGATGCTACGAGAGGCGCAGAACAGCACGCATCCGCTCATCGCCCGCGTGATCGATCATATCCGCACGAGGCTGCGGATTTTCCGTCACCGCAATCTGCCGGGGCGCTCCAAGACAAACGTCGCACATCACTACGATCTCGATGGCCGGCTCTACGAGCTTTTCCTCGATCCGGACCGGCAATATTCCTGCGCCTATTTCGAGCATCCTGACCGGTCGCTGGAAGAGGCGCAACTGGCGAAGAAAAGGCATCTGGCGGCCAAGCTGTCTATAGAGCCGGACAACAGCATTCTCGATATCGGTTGCGGCTGGGGCGGCCTTGCCCTGCACCTGGCCGAGCAGGCGCCGGGCGGCTATGTGCTCGGCGTCACGCTATCCGAAGAGCAACACGACTATGCTTCGAAACGGGTTCCCAGCACCATGGACGGATCGCTGGCGGAGGTTCAGTTCGCGCTCAGGGATTACCGCAGCTTGACTGGTCATTTCGATCGGATCGTCTCCGTTGGCATGTTCGAGCATGTCGGGCTGGCATCCTATCGCACCTTCTTCCGCAAATGCGCCGAGTTGCTCGAGGATGACGGCATCATGGTGCTGCACACCATCGGCTGTTCGGCGACGCCTGGCTTCACCACGCCCTGGCTCGATAAATACATCTTCCCCGGCGGTTATATTCCGGCACTTTCCGAGATCGTACCGGAGATCGAGGCGGCGGGATTGACGATCACCGATGTCGAGGTGCTGCGCCTGCATTATGCCTGGACGCTCGCCAACTGGCGCGAGCGCTTCATGGCGCGCTGGGCCGAGGTGGCGGAACTCTATGACGAGCGCTTCTGCCGCATGTGGGAATATTATCTTTCGACCGCCGAGGCTGCGTTCCGCTACGAAGATCTCGTTGTCTTCCAGATCCAGATCAGTAAGCGCAACGACACCGTGCCGGTGACGCGGGACTACATTGCCCGTAACGAAGCGAACCAAGCTTCAAAATCGGACGTCGAACGTTCTGTTGAGCGTAAAGCCGATAACGTTCTGGTTGGGTGA
- a CDS encoding EamA family transporter yields the protein MMSMRLSWLAVPVLNTLYQFFIKHGAAQLDGAAGADWLWQALASHWILAAIAAEILCFFIWMNVLSELDLSRAFPLSGISYVLIIATGWFVFGEPVVGLQVIGSGLILTGVWLIASAAGEKSDQNDWGSKHGSLSADTGKDK from the coding sequence ATGATGTCGATGCGTCTATCCTGGTTGGCTGTGCCGGTGTTGAACACGCTATACCAATTCTTCATCAAGCACGGAGCCGCGCAATTGGACGGTGCTGCCGGAGCGGATTGGCTGTGGCAGGCGCTTGCGTCGCACTGGATCTTGGCGGCAATCGCCGCCGAAATCCTCTGCTTCTTCATCTGGATGAACGTGCTTTCCGAGCTTGATCTCAGCCGGGCCTTTCCCCTTTCCGGCATCAGCTACGTTTTGATCATCGCCACCGGCTGGTTCGTCTTCGGCGAACCGGTCGTCGGCCTGCAGGTCATTGGCAGCGGGTTGATCCTGACAGGCGTCTGGTTGATCGCAAGTGCTGCCGGCGAAAAATCAGACCAAAATGACTGGGGTTCAAAGCACGGTTCGCTCAGTGCCGACACGGGTAAGGATAAGTGA
- a CDS encoding GNAT family N-acetyltransferase codes for MFQLSLDASPASVRDPVAEVHFSIRAIGREAWNACFHDQVEDFDCLLSIEEAGIAGFEWRYITVVEDGRVSAAMPAFLCPYALDTTLEEGALRRMVRRVRQRFPGFLTLRLACLGSPCTETGSVGFHPDVPLERREVLFAELLSFFEQLAATEDCALMGLKDIPQPIAPALDGPLSARRYATIGGLPTAWLDIDFKTIDEYLARLSSGTRKDMRRKLKSFAEVRVEIRTDFGDFLPEVMRLYHDTRNRSEWQFEELTAGYFEGILSRMEGRSFCAFYFVEDRLLAANLIVHDGRVAIDKFFCMDGEEGRPYNLYFLSWFTNLRYCLEHGIGRYQSGQAYYENKVRLGSTLTANAMFFRHRNPVLQKILRLVSPLFSTDEAS; via the coding sequence ATGTTCCAGCTTTCGCTTGACGCTTCGCCGGCGTCGGTTCGCGATCCCGTTGCCGAGGTGCATTTCAGCATTCGCGCCATCGGCCGCGAGGCCTGGAATGCCTGCTTCCACGATCAGGTCGAGGACTTTGATTGCCTGCTCTCCATCGAAGAGGCCGGCATCGCGGGCTTCGAATGGCGCTACATCACGGTCGTCGAGGACGGGCGGGTCAGCGCCGCCATGCCGGCTTTCCTCTGCCCGTATGCGCTGGATACGACGCTGGAAGAGGGCGCGCTGCGCAGGATGGTGCGCCGCGTGCGGCAGCGCTTCCCGGGCTTCCTGACGCTGCGCCTTGCTTGTCTCGGTTCGCCCTGCACGGAAACGGGTTCGGTCGGCTTTCATCCTGATGTTCCGCTAGAACGCCGGGAAGTGCTGTTTGCCGAGCTGCTGTCGTTCTTCGAACAGCTTGCGGCGACGGAAGATTGTGCGTTGATGGGCCTCAAGGATATTCCGCAGCCGATTGCCCCCGCACTCGATGGCCCGCTCTCGGCCCGCCGTTACGCCACGATCGGCGGCTTGCCCACCGCCTGGCTCGATATCGATTTCAAGACGATCGACGAATATCTCGCCCGGCTCTCCTCTGGCACGCGCAAGGACATGCGCCGCAAGTTGAAATCCTTTGCCGAGGTCAGGGTCGAGATCCGCACGGATTTCGGCGATTTTCTGCCTGAGGTCATGAGGCTCTATCACGATACTCGCAATCGCAGCGAATGGCAGTTCGAAGAACTGACGGCCGGCTACTTCGAGGGAATTCTCTCTCGCATGGAGGGTCGTTCTTTCTGCGCCTTCTATTTCGTCGAGGACAGGCTTCTCGCCGCGAATCTGATCGTCCATGACGGACGCGTCGCCATCGATAAATTCTTTTGCATGGATGGCGAAGAGGGTCGGCCCTACAATCTTTATTTCCTGAGCTGGTTCACCAATCTGCGCTATTGCCTGGAACACGGCATCGGCCGTTACCAGAGCGGCCAGGCCTATTATGAGAACAAGGTGCGGCTCGGCAGCACTCTCACCGCCAACGCGATGTTCTTTCGCCATCGCAATCCCGTTCTTCAGAAAATATTGCGGCTGGTATCCCCGCTGTTTTCGACAGACGAGGCGAGCTAA
- a CDS encoding alpha/beta fold hydrolase, translated as MKADGLSFFLEGSNGKGVLLIHGLTGAPAEMKLVARHLHRKGYSVYAPLLAGHGVDAGTLRRTRWEDWLESVVQASELLAQRTQQVFAAGICVGGKLSMLAAERHPETIRAVAIYSPCFHYDGWDVPFYYPLLSSQIGWLSRIPFLDRLNFRETASLGIKDERMRKLIEAMGGEGVLEKFPGRGLVEMHRLGKALRGRLPQIKTPTLILHAEDDDLSNPRHARYISDHIGGPHELRWIKDSYHMIHVDRQHRQVADFTADFFEASHVPAFA; from the coding sequence ATGAAGGCTGATGGACTGAGCTTTTTTCTGGAAGGCTCGAATGGCAAAGGCGTCTTGTTGATTCATGGGCTGACCGGCGCGCCGGCCGAAATGAAGCTGGTCGCCCGCCATCTCCATCGCAAGGGCTATAGCGTCTATGCGCCGCTGCTGGCCGGCCATGGCGTGGACGCCGGCACCCTGCGGCGCACACGATGGGAGGATTGGCTGGAGAGCGTCGTGCAGGCGTCGGAATTGCTCGCGCAGAGAACGCAGCAGGTCTTTGCCGCCGGCATCTGTGTCGGCGGAAAGCTTTCGATGCTGGCGGCCGAAAGGCACCCGGAGACGATCCGTGCCGTGGCCATCTATTCCCCGTGCTTTCACTATGACGGGTGGGACGTTCCCTTCTATTATCCGCTGCTGTCGTCGCAGATCGGCTGGCTTTCCCGCATTCCCTTTCTTGACCGCCTCAATTTTCGCGAAACCGCGTCTCTTGGGATCAAGGACGAGCGGATGCGCAAGCTGATCGAGGCTATGGGGGGAGAGGGTGTTCTCGAGAAATTCCCCGGCAGAGGGCTCGTCGAGATGCACCGACTGGGCAAGGCCCTCCGGGGCCGACTGCCGCAGATCAAGACGCCGACGCTGATCCTGCACGCCGAGGATGACGACCTCAGCAATCCCAGGCATGCGCGCTACATCTCCGACCATATCGGCGGTCCACACGAACTCAGATGGATCAAGGACAGCTACCATATGATCCATGTCGACCGTCAGCATCGGCAGGTAGCCGATTTCACTGCGGATTTCTTTGAGGCGAGCCATGTTCCAGCTTTCGCTTGA
- a CDS encoding fatty acid desaturase codes for MKIFAHTRWDVVPVLAAVAHLTFDIYLIVGFESRPLWLSAVLGCLYAVSISWNINSISHNFIHTPYFKPRWMNYAFSLLESVAIGFSQTYYHWVHMRHHSGNSDRPDEKGDTIDLLSIYRHGRNGEPENVWSYTLLSFFRDSLGDIHKAIARNRPFDAKWGRFELFFFLGLAAIALIYDWKAVLFFVPFYYFGNCLSSLNGYYEHLHGDPDEPIAWGVSSHKSFYNWLWFGNGYHAEHHYRPRTHWTKMRALHEQIKEEQEKAGTHVISTCHALGFMAKENRQAELSHHEG; via the coding sequence ATGAAAATCTTCGCGCACACCAGATGGGACGTCGTGCCGGTTCTGGCCGCCGTCGCGCATCTCACCTTCGACATCTATCTGATCGTCGGTTTCGAAAGCCGGCCATTGTGGCTCTCGGCTGTCCTCGGCTGCCTGTATGCCGTGTCGATCTCGTGGAACATCAACAGCATATCCCATAATTTCATCCACACGCCCTATTTCAAGCCGCGCTGGATGAACTATGCGTTCAGCCTGTTGGAATCCGTCGCGATCGGCTTCTCGCAGACCTATTATCATTGGGTGCATATGCGCCATCATTCCGGCAACAGCGACCGGCCGGATGAAAAGGGCGATACGATCGATCTGCTGTCGATCTACCGCCACGGCCGCAACGGCGAGCCGGAGAATGTATGGTCCTACACGCTGCTAAGCTTCTTCCGTGACAGCCTCGGCGATATTCACAAGGCTATCGCCCGCAACCGGCCGTTCGATGCGAAATGGGGCCGGTTCGAGCTGTTCTTCTTCCTCGGCCTTGCGGCGATCGCGCTGATCTATGACTGGAAGGCCGTGCTGTTCTTCGTGCCGTTCTACTATTTCGGCAACTGCCTGTCGTCGCTCAATGGCTATTACGAGCATCTGCATGGCGATCCGGACGAGCCGATCGCCTGGGGCGTCAGCAGCCACAAGTCGTTCTACAACTGGCTGTGGTTCGGCAACGGTTATCACGCCGAGCACCATTACCGGCCGCGGACCCATTGGACGAAGATGCGCGCGCTGCATGAGCAGATCAAGGAAGAGCAGGAAAAGGCCGGCACGCACGTCATCAGCACCTGTCACGCGCTTGGCTTCATGGCCAAGGAAAACCGGCAGGCGGAGCTTTCTCATCATGAAGGCTGA
- a CDS encoding EamA family transporter — protein MSGSLTLPMLGLILFCVLAETAREVCFKQSASQTALFSALAKPVTWLGIFFWAVELLAWTAVLEHVPLSIAFPLMALSYVVIVFAGALIFKENINLRHATGVFLVTAGVACVGVTGL, from the coding sequence ATGAGCGGCAGCCTGACCCTTCCCATGCTCGGCCTGATCCTTTTCTGCGTGCTGGCGGAAACGGCGCGCGAGGTTTGTTTCAAGCAGTCGGCAAGCCAAACCGCATTGTTTTCGGCGCTCGCCAAGCCCGTCACATGGCTGGGCATCTTCTTTTGGGCGGTGGAACTGTTGGCCTGGACCGCCGTGCTTGAGCACGTCCCCCTGTCCATCGCCTTTCCGCTGATGGCGCTGAGCTATGTCGTCATCGTCTTCGCCGGAGCCCTGATCTTCAAAGAAAACATCAACCTCCGCCACGCGACGGGTGTGTTCCTCGTGACCGCCGGTGTGGCTTGTGTGGGAGTAACCGGATTATGA
- a CDS encoding arginase family protein: MQLLLLHLDDALELQPDFVRACKFAGACQYVDKATGKAVRLWSKQKALAELSRNIVRNTPAAGKNPQLCFMGSGDFHHITALLLDGALERQSVPVTLIHFDNHPDWVTFNGGMHCGSWVNSALANRNIQKVITIGVCSRDLRSPERKGANLHWLGEGKLELYPYEHPPSRVLADYGSGASYRQEKGALHWKSILEIGEENFIDRMLSRIRTEAVYLTIDKDVLAADDAVTNWDQGRMRLPYLLALISEIGNRHRIIGADVIGDYSAPSYAGSFQTRLLKRAEIFIDQPHIRPKAEAIRNINSAANHALLEVLAEYMA, from the coding sequence GTGCAACTCCTTCTTCTTCATCTCGATGATGCGTTGGAGTTGCAGCCAGATTTCGTGCGCGCCTGCAAATTTGCGGGCGCGTGCCAATACGTCGATAAGGCAACCGGCAAGGCGGTCCGTCTCTGGAGCAAGCAGAAGGCGCTCGCCGAACTCAGCCGCAATATCGTGCGGAACACTCCCGCAGCCGGCAAGAATCCGCAGCTCTGCTTCATGGGCTCGGGCGACTTTCATCATATAACGGCGCTGCTTCTTGACGGGGCGCTGGAGCGGCAGTCCGTGCCGGTGACGCTTATCCATTTCGACAATCACCCGGACTGGGTCACCTTCAATGGCGGCATGCATTGCGGATCCTGGGTCAACAGCGCGCTCGCCAACCGCAATATCCAGAAGGTCATCACCATCGGCGTTTGCAGCCGCGACCTTCGCAGCCCGGAGCGCAAGGGCGCCAATCTGCACTGGCTCGGCGAAGGCAAGCTGGAACTCTATCCATATGAACATCCGCCGAGCCGCGTGTTGGCCGATTACGGCAGCGGCGCCAGCTATCGTCAGGAAAAGGGGGCCTTGCACTGGAAATCCATTTTGGAGATCGGTGAGGAAAATTTCATCGACCGGATGCTGAGCCGGATTCGCACCGAAGCCGTCTATCTGACGATCGACAAGGACGTGCTGGCGGCGGACGACGCCGTGACGAACTGGGATCAGGGCCGCATGCGGTTGCCCTATCTCCTGGCGCTGATCAGTGAAATCGGCAATCGCCATCGCATCATCGGCGCCGACGTCATCGGCGACTACTCCGCCCCGAGCTATGCGGGCAGTTTCCAGACCAGGCTTTTGAAAAGGGCCGAGATCTTTATCGATCAGCCGCATATCCGGCCAAAGGCCGAAGCGATCAGAAACATCAACAGTGCCGCCAACCACGCGCTGCTGGAGGTCCTGGCGGAGTACATGGCATGA